In Nonomuraea muscovyensis, one genomic interval encodes:
- a CDS encoding ABC transporter ATP-binding protein — MGRLSPPLVGRWRLRMGRRMAPPGLVVVEAPSESRRATRRLSLSARDRADRAALAPAVSIRRTFREFWPDTRGLRWLFAVGGVFAIAAALSEVAAIALFGHITDEVLVTRDLGAFWRPAAAWLGLAALAGASAFGGAYVTALAAERFLLKLRDRIYAHVQTLSPDYFENRRLGDLMARLTDDIESIEQLVGSGLVKVFTTVASVIFFAGAAFFVRWDLALITMALIPCFLVVSKVFAGRFRTAAASERLSNGAMNSVIEESLANQSLVQAYNRQATESRRLHVEGRGWLRANMSQARLSGLYGPIVQVIETVSMIVILGFGAWEIAAGRLTLGGLLAFAAYLALLYPAVQGLGEIALSVSEAAAGSDRVMEVLRSRPAVTDRRTAITLVSRSRGHVEFEDVDFTYPGRRRPTLQQVSFTAEPGQLIVCTGPSGAGKSTLAKLLLRFYEPDSGRILLDGVDIRDLTRASLRDNVTVLHQESMLFSGTVRENIAYGRPGATLDQVIRAAELAGVHDFVSTLPRGYETPVGQRGRLLSGGQRQRIAIARALVRDAPVLVLDEPMTGLDEVTAGRVMEPLRRLMAGRTTILITHDLRHVPRGARSIVLEPAHRRDGIRLRRVGARIRHHRPHDDRVRSTALTE, encoded by the coding sequence ATGGGGAGGCTGTCGCCGCCGCTGGTGGGGCGGTGGCGGCTGCGGATGGGGCGGCGGATGGCGCCGCCGGGGCTGGTGGTGGTAGAAGCCCCAAGTGAGAGCCGGCGGGCTACCCGCCGGCTCTCGCTCTCTGCCAGGGACCGGGCGGACCGGGCGGCGCTCGCGCCGGCCGTGTCCATCCGCCGTACCTTCCGGGAGTTCTGGCCGGACACGCGGGGGCTGCGCTGGCTGTTCGCGGTCGGCGGGGTGTTCGCGATCGCGGCCGCCCTCAGCGAGGTCGCCGCGATCGCCCTGTTCGGGCACATCACCGACGAGGTGCTCGTGACACGGGACCTGGGGGCCTTCTGGCGGCCCGCGGCGGCCTGGCTGGGCCTCGCGGCGCTCGCCGGCGCGAGCGCGTTCGGCGGTGCGTACGTCACCGCCCTCGCGGCCGAACGGTTCCTGCTCAAGCTGCGCGACAGGATCTACGCCCACGTCCAGACGCTGTCACCGGACTACTTCGAGAACCGCAGGCTGGGCGACCTGATGGCCCGGCTCACCGACGACATCGAGTCGATCGAGCAGTTGGTGGGATCGGGGCTGGTCAAGGTGTTCACCACCGTGGCCAGCGTCATCTTCTTCGCCGGGGCGGCCTTCTTCGTCCGGTGGGACCTCGCGCTGATCACGATGGCGCTGATCCCCTGCTTCCTCGTGGTGTCGAAGGTGTTCGCGGGCCGGTTCAGGACCGCCGCCGCCAGCGAGCGGCTCAGCAACGGCGCGATGAACAGCGTCATCGAGGAGAGCCTGGCCAACCAGTCGCTGGTGCAGGCGTACAACCGCCAGGCCACCGAGTCCAGGCGGCTGCACGTGGAGGGGCGCGGCTGGCTGCGCGCCAACATGTCGCAGGCCCGCCTGTCCGGCCTGTACGGCCCGATCGTGCAGGTCATCGAGACCGTCAGCATGATCGTCATCCTCGGCTTCGGCGCGTGGGAGATCGCCGCCGGGCGCCTGACACTGGGCGGCCTGCTGGCCTTCGCCGCGTACCTGGCGCTGCTCTACCCGGCCGTGCAGGGGCTGGGCGAGATCGCGCTGTCGGTGTCGGAGGCCGCGGCAGGCTCCGACCGGGTCATGGAGGTCCTGCGGTCGCGGCCGGCCGTCACCGACCGCCGCACCGCCATCACCCTCGTCTCGCGCAGCCGCGGGCATGTCGAGTTCGAGGACGTCGACTTCACCTACCCGGGCCGCCGGCGGCCGACGCTCCAGCAGGTGTCCTTCACCGCCGAGCCGGGGCAGCTCATCGTCTGCACCGGACCGAGCGGGGCGGGCAAGTCGACCCTGGCCAAGCTGCTGCTGAGGTTCTACGAACCGGACTCGGGGCGGATCCTGCTCGACGGCGTGGACATCCGTGACCTGACGCGGGCCTCGCTCCGCGACAACGTCACCGTCCTGCACCAGGAGAGCATGCTGTTCTCCGGCACGGTGCGGGAGAACATCGCCTACGGCCGTCCGGGGGCCACGCTCGACCAGGTGATCCGCGCCGCGGAGCTGGCCGGGGTGCACGACTTCGTCAGCACGCTGCCCCGGGGGTACGAGACGCCGGTCGGGCAGCGAGGCAGGCTCCTGTCGGGCGGGCAGCGGCAGCGCATCGCCATCGCCAGAGCGCTGGTGCGCGACGCGCCGGTGCTGGTGCTCGACGAGCCGATGACCGGGCTGGACGAGGTGACGGCCGGGCGCGTCATGGAGCCGTTGCGACGGCTGATGGCTGGGCGGACCACGATCCTCATCACGCACGACCTGCGGCACGTGCCGCGGGGAGCGCGCTCGATCGTGCTGGAACCGGCCCACCGCCGGGACGGGATCAGGCTCAGGCGGGTGGGTGCCCGCATCCGGCACCACCGCCCGCACGACGACCGTGTCAGGAGCACCGCCCTCACCGAATGA
- a CDS encoding sensor histidine kinase yields MALRRLRALPTLLVDGALAAVILVVQMWPLLTADDRTGLPWDWWGYVVVVAASAPLVWRRRAPAVVLVASLCAGSLYDLADHVARQPIWYGALVAFYTVASRSVRWLRLTMLVFTLTGGLATVGSSETALRGVVLFVAAYAIGRAAATSRAHAAALEERAEQLERERQMEAERAAERERARIARDMHDILAHAVSLMVVQAEAGPVVVRSDPARAEAAFDAIAATGRDAMGQLRRMLGLLKEDEAPRAPQPTVDDLPALARQVSGAGLEVGFSSSGTPRALAPDSAVAAYRITQEALTNTVKHAGARHADIRLTWEDGGLLIDITDDGRGSGHGLPSGGHGLIGIRERAAACGGTATAGPRPDGPGFQVSARLPVAGPCP; encoded by the coding sequence ATGGCCCTCCGCCGCTTGCGAGCGCTCCCCACCCTGCTGGTGGACGGGGCGCTCGCCGCCGTCATCCTGGTCGTCCAGATGTGGCCGCTGCTGACGGCCGACGACCGCACCGGCCTCCCGTGGGACTGGTGGGGCTACGTGGTCGTCGTCGCTGCGTCGGCGCCGCTGGTGTGGCGGCGCCGCGCACCCGCCGTCGTGCTCGTCGCCAGCCTCTGCGCCGGCTCCCTGTACGACCTCGCCGACCACGTGGCGCGCCAGCCCATCTGGTACGGCGCCCTCGTCGCGTTCTACACGGTCGCCTCCCGCTCGGTCCGCTGGCTGCGGCTGACCATGCTGGTCTTCACCCTCACCGGCGGCCTCGCGACGGTCGGCTCGTCCGAGACCGCCCTGCGCGGAGTCGTGCTGTTCGTCGCCGCGTACGCCATCGGCCGGGCCGCCGCCACCTCCCGCGCGCACGCGGCCGCCCTGGAGGAACGCGCCGAACAACTGGAGAGGGAGCGTCAGATGGAGGCCGAACGCGCGGCCGAGCGGGAGCGGGCCAGGATCGCCCGCGACATGCACGACATCCTCGCCCACGCGGTCAGCCTCATGGTCGTCCAGGCCGAAGCCGGGCCCGTGGTGGTCAGGAGCGACCCGGCCCGGGCCGAGGCGGCCTTCGACGCGATCGCGGCCACCGGACGTGACGCGATGGGGCAGCTCAGGCGGATGCTCGGCCTGCTCAAGGAGGACGAGGCGCCGCGCGCGCCGCAGCCGACCGTGGACGACCTGCCCGCGCTGGCGCGACAGGTCTCGGGCGCCGGGCTCGAGGTGGGCTTCAGCTCCTCCGGCACCCCCCGGGCACTCGCCCCGGACAGCGCCGTCGCCGCGTACCGCATCACGCAGGAGGCGCTCACCAACACCGTCAAGCACGCCGGGGCCCGCCACGCGGACATCCGGCTGACCTGGGAGGACGGCGGCCTCCTGATCGACATCACCGACGACGGCCGGGGCTCGGGCCACGGGCTGCCCTCCGGCGGGCACGGCCTCATCGGCATCCGCGAGCGCGCCGCCGCCTGCGGCGGCACCGCCACGGCCGGGCCGCGCCCGGACGGCCCGGGGTTCCAGGTGTCGGCACGGCTGCCGGTGGCGGGGCCGTGCCCGTGA
- a CDS encoding response regulator, whose protein sequence is MSVRIVVADDQELVRGGFAMILDAQPDIDVVAEADDGVAAVAAVREHEPDVLLLDIRMPRMDGIEAARIVCAETGCRVLMLTTFDHDDYVYDALRAGASGFLLKDVRRDDLVNAVRVVAAGEALLAPTVTRRLISQFAAGPAARPRQTRAEALEVLTARERETLQLIARGLSNAEIAEAMVVSEHTVKTHVSNLLAKLGLRDRVQAVIAAYEAGLAVPGA, encoded by the coding sequence GTGAGCGTGCGCATCGTGGTGGCGGACGACCAGGAACTGGTCCGGGGCGGGTTCGCGATGATCCTGGACGCCCAGCCCGACATCGACGTGGTCGCCGAGGCGGACGACGGCGTCGCGGCTGTGGCGGCCGTCCGCGAGCACGAGCCCGACGTGCTGCTGCTGGACATCCGCATGCCCAGGATGGACGGCATCGAGGCGGCCAGGATCGTGTGCGCCGAGACGGGCTGCCGGGTGCTCATGCTGACCACGTTCGACCACGACGACTACGTCTACGACGCGCTGCGGGCGGGCGCCAGCGGGTTCCTGCTCAAGGACGTGCGCCGCGACGACCTGGTGAACGCCGTCCGCGTGGTGGCGGCCGGCGAGGCGCTGCTGGCGCCGACGGTGACCCGCAGGCTCATCTCGCAGTTCGCCGCGGGTCCGGCGGCCCGGCCCCGGCAGACCCGCGCCGAGGCGCTGGAGGTGCTGACCGCCCGGGAACGCGAGACGTTGCAGCTCATCGCCCGCGGACTGTCCAACGCGGAGATCGCCGAGGCCATGGTGGTGAGCGAGCACACGGTGAAGACGCACGTCAGCAACCTGCTGGCCAAGCTGGGGCTGCGCGACCGGGTGCAGGCCGTGATCGCCGCGTACGAGGCGGGGCTGGCCGTGCCGGGTGCGTAG
- a CDS encoding TetR/AcrR family transcriptional regulator, with amino-acid sequence MRRAPEEKQRDPERTKARILDAALREFAAKGFAGARVSEIAAGAGVNKQLISYYFGGKEGLYEALTGRWQSQESAFADQDAPLGRLVADYVRATTAHRDFGKVMIWQGLADDGRPDPALEEDMRSNVERLRARQEAGEIPADVDPAALLVMLFAVASAGVSFPQLVRAAMGLDPASPEFGAHYAEQVERLVTHLRAPGQERPTA; translated from the coding sequence ATGAGGCGAGCACCAGAGGAGAAGCAGCGCGACCCCGAGCGCACGAAGGCGCGCATCCTGGACGCGGCGCTGCGCGAGTTCGCGGCGAAGGGCTTCGCCGGGGCGCGGGTGAGCGAGATCGCCGCCGGCGCCGGCGTCAACAAGCAGCTGATCTCCTACTACTTCGGCGGCAAGGAGGGCCTGTACGAGGCGCTGACCGGACGCTGGCAGAGCCAGGAGAGCGCCTTCGCCGACCAGGACGCCCCGCTCGGACGGCTCGTCGCCGACTACGTCCGGGCCACCACGGCCCACCGCGACTTCGGCAAGGTCATGATCTGGCAGGGCCTAGCCGACGACGGGCGGCCGGACCCGGCGCTGGAGGAGGACATGCGAAGCAACGTCGAGCGGTTGCGGGCCAGGCAGGAGGCCGGTGAGATCCCCGCCGACGTCGACCCGGCCGCGCTGCTGGTGATGCTGTTCGCCGTGGCCTCGGCGGGCGTCTCCTTCCCGCAGCTCGTCCGGGCGGCCATGGGCCTCGATCCGGCCTCACCCGAGTTCGGCGCCCACTACGCCGAGCAGGTGGAACGGCTGGTGACTCACCTGCGCGCCCCGGGCCAGGAGCGGCCCACCGCCTAG
- a CDS encoding FAD-dependent oxidoreductase, giving the protein MTYDIAIIGGGIGGLCLAQGLRRAGRTVTVYERDRTPADRLQGYRVHIDPQGARALHDCLPPRLWRAFLDTTGRGGQDFGFLTERLELLTLLETRPAADPADDHHSVSRITLRQVLLSGLEDTVRFGSTFERYERRPDGRTELFFADGSSATADVVVAADGGNSRVRRQYLPHAERVDTGITTVAGKFPLTAETRRLVSPRLTAGPNSVIPPAGMGMFCAPHDVDGRTPVAGIGVTEQAGALMDNTAGYVLWAVGAAEGRFPSDVSDMTGEQLKATVARMIGSWHPDLRELVARSDPESVSLLPIRTSVPIEPWQPTAVTLIGDAIHSMTPMRGIGANIALRDARLLSGALTSGLDPITAISRYEAEMRRYGFAAVRDSLQAAHQFVGGNRLARTGFKTFLRATRRFPSLKARAFA; this is encoded by the coding sequence ATGACCTACGACATCGCGATCATCGGCGGCGGTATCGGCGGACTCTGTCTCGCCCAGGGGTTGCGCAGGGCGGGCCGCACCGTCACCGTCTACGAGCGTGACCGCACGCCAGCCGACCGGCTTCAGGGCTACCGCGTGCACATCGACCCGCAGGGCGCCCGTGCGCTGCACGACTGCCTGCCGCCCCGCCTGTGGCGGGCGTTCCTCGACACGACCGGCAGGGGCGGCCAGGACTTCGGCTTCCTCACCGAACGGCTGGAGCTGCTCACCCTGCTCGAAACGCGTCCCGCGGCCGATCCGGCCGACGACCACCATTCGGTCAGCCGCATCACGCTCCGGCAGGTGCTGCTGTCCGGTCTTGAGGACACCGTGCGGTTCGGCAGCACGTTCGAGCGCTACGAGCGGCGGCCGGACGGGCGGACCGAGCTGTTCTTCGCCGACGGCTCCAGCGCCACGGCCGACGTCGTGGTCGCCGCCGACGGCGGCAACTCCCGGGTGCGCCGGCAGTACCTGCCGCACGCCGAGCGCGTCGACACCGGCATCACCACCGTGGCCGGCAAGTTCCCGCTGACCGCCGAGACGAGGAGGCTCGTCTCTCCGCGCCTCACGGCCGGCCCGAACAGCGTCATCCCGCCGGCCGGCATGGGCATGTTCTGCGCTCCCCACGACGTGGACGGCCGCACCCCCGTGGCCGGCATCGGGGTGACGGAGCAGGCGGGCGCGCTCATGGACAACACCGCCGGCTACGTCCTGTGGGCGGTCGGCGCCGCGGAGGGCCGCTTCCCCAGCGACGTCTCCGACATGACGGGCGAACAGCTCAAGGCCACGGTGGCGCGGATGATCGGGTCATGGCATCCCGACCTGCGCGAGCTGGTCGCCAGGAGTGACCCCGAGTCGGTCTCGCTGCTGCCGATCCGCACCTCGGTCCCGATCGAGCCATGGCAGCCCACCGCCGTCACCCTGATCGGCGACGCCATCCACAGCATGACGCCGATGCGCGGCATCGGCGCCAACATCGCGCTGCGCGACGCCCGCCTGCTCAGCGGGGCGCTCACCAGCGGTCTCGACCCGATCACCGCCATCTCCCGGTACGAGGCCGAGATGCGGCGGTACGGCTTCGCCGCCGTGCGCGACTCGCTGCAGGCGGCCCACCAGTTCGTCGGCGGCAACCGGTTGGCCAGGACCGGATTCAAGACGTTCCTGCGCGCCACGCGGCGCTTCCCCTCGCTCAAGGCCAGGGCCTTCGCCTAG
- a CDS encoding DUF6790 family protein — MGFFVVTFLVLVAGALLHPLVDRAPERRTRRRVVELALLWFVAGGGMLSIIGGLSHIGPYAPEVADSIGFAHSPFQWEVGWADIAVGLIGFLSIWNRGSFMTAAVIATAVLYWGDAIGHVMQWVAHGNTAPNNVWTIPTDVLQPLVAVVLLVAYRRSARWEARP, encoded by the coding sequence ATGGGCTTCTTCGTGGTCACCTTCCTGGTGCTGGTGGCCGGGGCGCTGCTGCACCCGCTCGTCGACCGCGCGCCCGAGCGACGCACCCGCCGCCGCGTGGTGGAGCTGGCGCTGCTGTGGTTCGTGGCCGGGGGCGGGATGCTGTCCATCATCGGCGGGCTGTCGCACATCGGCCCGTACGCGCCGGAGGTGGCGGACAGCATCGGGTTCGCGCACAGCCCGTTCCAGTGGGAGGTGGGCTGGGCGGACATCGCGGTCGGCCTCATCGGCTTCCTCAGCATCTGGAACCGCGGGTCGTTCATGACCGCCGCCGTCATCGCGACGGCCGTCCTCTACTGGGGCGACGCCATCGGGCACGTGATGCAGTGGGTGGCGCACGGCAACACCGCCCCGAACAACGTCTGGACCATCCCCACCGACGTCCTGCAGCCGCTGGTCGCGGTCGTGCTGCTGGTCGCCTACCGGCGATCGGCCCGCTGGGAGGCGCGTCCGTGA
- a CDS encoding phosphotransferase enzyme family protein — MIEEEEPLTEAAVRVVTEVWGLSGRAERLRGGEESAAYRLGEYVVRIGPAGHDPAQAEWCHAIAAHAARAVPEAVAPLPTPAGATLVRVGDRSVSVWPYVAGSAADEPTAAELVGGARLLARLHRALAGLRPPVRPRPAFQETGLYGEPPADAPELADPELDRWLAAFHVAHPRRHPLHGDYHTGNVLFRHGTPVAVLDWDEVFTGAPEVELAAAAAEWADYEPGPAKEFAAAYHEAGGTAGELDDETTAQLVRHKIRRECAYFRKAVSRGDTHDDDALAYHHDRLALFHELRP; from the coding sequence GTGATCGAGGAGGAGGAGCCGCTCACCGAGGCGGCGGTGCGGGTCGTGACCGAGGTGTGGGGCCTTTCAGGCCGGGCGGAACGGCTGCGCGGGGGCGAGGAGTCGGCCGCCTACCGGCTGGGCGAGTACGTGGTCAGGATCGGCCCGGCGGGGCACGACCCGGCGCAGGCCGAGTGGTGCCACGCCATCGCCGCCCACGCCGCCCGCGCGGTGCCGGAGGCCGTGGCGCCGCTGCCCACCCCCGCCGGTGCGACGCTCGTCCGGGTGGGCGACCGGTCGGTGTCGGTGTGGCCGTACGTGGCGGGCTCGGCGGCCGATGAACCCACCGCCGCCGAGCTGGTGGGAGGTGCCCGGCTGCTCGCCCGTCTGCACCGCGCGCTGGCCGGCCTGCGTCCGCCGGTTCGCCCGCGGCCCGCGTTCCAGGAGACCGGCCTGTACGGCGAGCCGCCCGCCGACGCCCCCGAACTCGCCGACCCGGAGCTGGACCGCTGGCTGGCGGCCTTCCACGTCGCCCACCCGAGGCGCCACCCGCTGCACGGCGACTACCACACCGGCAACGTCCTGTTCCGGCACGGCACACCTGTCGCGGTGCTCGACTGGGACGAGGTGTTCACGGGCGCCCCGGAGGTGGAGCTGGCGGCCGCCGCGGCCGAATGGGCCGACTACGAACCCGGCCCGGCCAAGGAGTTCGCGGCCGCCTACCACGAGGCCGGCGGGACGGCCGGTGAGCTGGACGACGAGACGACGGCCCAGCTCGTCCGGCACAAGATCCGCCGCGAGTGCGCGTACTTCCGCAAGGCCGTGAGCAGGGGCGACACCCACGACGACGACGCCCTCGCCTACCACCACGACCGGCTCGCCCTGTTCCACGAGCTGCGCCCCTGA
- a CDS encoding fatty acid desaturase family protein, which produces MAEPVTLEARGSDFARLARKINDAGLLNRRPVYYAVRLSLVLAAYAGCWALFWWVGDSWLQVLVAVPLAVIFAQIGFLAHDLGHRQVFRTRRPSDVVGLLIGNLGVGLGWGWWNTKHNRHHANPNHEDHDPDVSPAVIVWSTEQAARSQGLPRFVARWQAFLFFPLLTLEAWHLHIASFRALADPTTKRRPVEGALLVAHFALYLGAIFAVLSPGKALVFLLVHQGLFGVYLGSTFAPNHKGMPILTKDDKLDFLRKQVLTSRNVRGGLFTDVLLGQLNYQIEHHLFPNMPAPNLRHAQPIVQQYCEEIGVSYLETGLIDSYGQALRHLHEVGAALRT; this is translated from the coding sequence GTGGCAGAGCCCGTCACGCTGGAGGCCCGAGGCAGCGACTTCGCCCGGCTGGCCAGGAAGATCAACGACGCCGGTCTGCTGAACCGGCGCCCCGTCTACTACGCGGTTCGGCTGAGCCTGGTCCTGGCGGCCTACGCCGGCTGCTGGGCGCTCTTCTGGTGGGTCGGCGACTCGTGGCTCCAGGTCCTCGTGGCCGTGCCACTGGCCGTGATCTTCGCCCAGATCGGGTTCCTGGCCCATGACCTCGGCCACCGGCAGGTCTTCCGCACCCGCCGGCCGAGCGACGTGGTAGGACTCCTGATCGGCAACCTCGGTGTGGGCCTCGGCTGGGGCTGGTGGAACACCAAGCACAACCGCCACCACGCCAACCCCAACCACGAGGACCACGACCCCGACGTGTCCCCCGCGGTGATCGTCTGGTCCACCGAGCAGGCCGCGCGCAGCCAGGGCCTGCCCAGGTTCGTCGCCAGGTGGCAGGCGTTCCTGTTCTTCCCGCTGCTCACGCTGGAGGCCTGGCACCTGCACATCGCCAGCTTCCGGGCGCTCGCCGACCCGACGACGAAGCGCCGTCCCGTGGAGGGGGCGCTGCTGGTGGCGCACTTCGCGCTCTACCTCGGTGCGATCTTCGCCGTGCTGTCACCCGGCAAGGCCCTGGTGTTCCTGCTGGTGCACCAGGGCCTGTTCGGCGTCTACCTGGGGTCCACGTTCGCGCCCAACCACAAGGGCATGCCGATCCTGACCAAGGACGACAAGCTCGACTTCCTGCGCAAGCAGGTGCTGACCTCGCGCAACGTGCGGGGCGGGCTGTTCACCGACGTCCTGCTCGGCCAGCTCAACTACCAGATCGAGCACCACCTGTTCCCGAACATGCCGGCGCCCAACCTGCGGCACGCCCAGCCGATCGTCCAGCAGTACTGCGAGGAGATCGGGGTCAGCTACCTGGAGACAGGACTGATCGACTCGTACGGCCAGGCGCTGCGGCACCTGCACGAGGTGGGTGCGGCGCTGCGGACCTGA
- a CDS encoding sensor histidine kinase has translation MRRLPATTVVSFAMVVIVLAGTVVASLLEQDRTPNVLDVVLPLVAAGGALLRERYPLAALITVVAAVDVYYRFAGYDGPLIVLSFLALYTAADKGHLVAAIATGGVSVLAMAIGETGGVRHVDDSMFLAITGWVVACIAFGGVTRNRRAYLQEAERRAHDAEHTKEEEARRRASEERLRIARELHDVIGHNISMINVQAAAALHGLQRRPEKAEAALRTIKDTSKETLRELRTTLGVLRQVDEDAPTAPTDSLARIDALVAASGLRVTTELSGSLDEVPVEVDLAAARIIREALTNVSRHSGTAEATLSVSSKSGHIVIQVEDDGPGATYAEGSGYGVRGMRERAAALGGTLEAGPRPEGGFRVVADLPLRPPADPK, from the coding sequence ATGCGCAGGTTGCCGGCCACCACGGTCGTCTCGTTCGCGATGGTCGTCATCGTGCTGGCCGGCACGGTCGTCGCCTCGCTGCTGGAGCAGGACCGGACGCCCAACGTCCTCGACGTCGTCCTGCCACTGGTGGCGGCGGGCGGCGCGCTGCTCCGCGAGCGCTATCCCCTGGCGGCGCTGATCACCGTGGTGGCGGCGGTCGACGTCTACTACCGGTTCGCGGGATACGACGGACCGCTGATCGTCCTGTCGTTCCTCGCCCTCTACACCGCCGCCGACAAGGGCCACCTGGTCGCCGCCATCGCGACCGGCGGCGTCTCGGTGCTGGCCATGGCCATCGGCGAGACCGGCGGGGTCCGGCACGTGGACGACAGCATGTTCCTGGCCATCACCGGCTGGGTCGTGGCCTGCATCGCGTTCGGCGGCGTCACCCGCAACCGCCGCGCCTACCTCCAGGAGGCCGAACGCCGCGCGCACGACGCCGAGCACACCAAGGAGGAGGAGGCCAGGCGGCGGGCGAGCGAGGAACGGCTGCGCATCGCCCGGGAGCTGCACGACGTGATCGGGCACAACATCTCGATGATCAACGTCCAGGCCGCCGCCGCGCTGCACGGCCTGCAGAGACGGCCCGAGAAGGCCGAGGCGGCCCTGCGCACCATCAAGGACACGAGCAAGGAGACGCTGCGCGAGCTGCGCACCACGCTCGGCGTGCTGCGGCAGGTGGACGAGGACGCGCCGACCGCGCCCACCGACAGCCTGGCCCGGATCGACGCGCTGGTGGCCGCGAGCGGCCTGCGGGTGACGACCGAGTTGTCCGGCTCGCTCGACGAGGTGCCGGTGGAGGTCGATCTGGCGGCGGCCCGCATCATCCGCGAGGCGCTGACGAACGTCTCGCGGCACTCCGGCACCGCCGAGGCTACGCTGAGCGTCAGCAGTAAGTCCGGACATATCGTGATCCAGGTGGAGGATGACGGCCCCGGAGCGACCTACGCCGAAGGCAGCGGCTACGGGGTGCGCGGCATGCGCGAGCGGGCCGCCGCGCTCGGCGGCACGCTGGAGGCGGGTCCCCGCCCCGAGGGCGGCTTCCGCGTCGTGGCCGACCTCCCCCTGCGCCCCCCGGCAGACCCCAAGTGA
- a CDS encoding response regulator, translating to MIRVLLADDQTLVRAGFRSILSDEDDIEVVAEAANGEQAVARARELRPDVVLMDIRMPELDGLEATRRIVADPRLDGVRVIILTTFDLDDYVYGALRSGAGGFLVKDTEPAELIHAVRVVARGDALIAPSITRRLIAEFAGRVKRPEPGPELNSLTEREREVMALVASGLSNDEIAARLVLSPATAKTHVSRIMTKLGARDRAQLVVFAYEAGMITPGWLTS from the coding sequence ATGATCCGCGTACTGCTCGCCGACGACCAGACCCTCGTCCGTGCCGGGTTCCGGTCCATCCTGAGCGACGAGGACGACATCGAGGTGGTGGCCGAGGCCGCCAACGGCGAGCAGGCCGTGGCCAGGGCCCGCGAGCTGCGCCCCGACGTGGTGCTCATGGACATCCGCATGCCCGAGCTGGACGGCCTGGAGGCGACCCGCCGGATCGTCGCCGACCCCCGGCTCGACGGCGTCAGGGTGATCATCCTGACCACGTTCGACCTCGACGACTACGTGTACGGCGCGCTGCGCTCCGGCGCCGGCGGCTTCCTCGTCAAGGACACCGAGCCGGCCGAGCTGATCCACGCCGTCAGGGTCGTGGCCAGGGGCGACGCGCTGATCGCGCCGTCGATCACCCGCCGGCTGATCGCGGAGTTCGCCGGCCGGGTCAAGCGGCCGGAGCCGGGCCCAGAGCTCAACTCCCTGACCGAGCGCGAGCGGGAGGTCATGGCGCTCGTCGCGAGCGGCCTGTCCAACGACGAGATCGCCGCGCGGCTGGTGCTCAGCCCGGCCACGGCCAAGACGCACGTCAGCCGCATCATGACCAAGCTCGGCGCCCGCGACCGGGCGCAGCTCGTGGTGTTCGCCTACGAGGCCGGCATGATCACCCCGGGCTGGCTCACCTCCTGA